In Micromonospora sp. WMMD980, the following are encoded in one genomic region:
- a CDS encoding DUF262 domain-containing protein, which translates to MRTDQAEIRPDPTIALVDDLLGGIGRGEIRVPAFQRPFVWRPHQMLELFDSIERGYPIGSLLLWQTDERVPSLDRIGGLDIPPPPAGRQVSYLLDGHQRVSTLFGVLNRPLRDGPAEDEGDWIWQIYRDLRPDPLGSDRYRHHRSGRFSPHLLPLAAVMRTRDFLRHFHRVELGVKDAGQVDSLIREAEAVTQRIKGYKLTLVRLQGASIDQAVNVYARLNRTGTRMDPDQMVSALTYRKEQPSLASRIDDIVTAIADTGFGELPRLAVFRSLLAIAGETDIMSPRWSLVADYVQNRLHDALPQTDRAVRLAAQFLRNGVTLPHAKFLPYSHQLVLLAMFFHTCSDPTGWQYDRLRRWFWITSWSGAFAGATSTVLRRALGEMRAFAAGDGDLRPDEGDVQPMPESFNLNSARTKAYVAWEALEFPRRLDMLGQPFDVADLLANSDPQVFRHVVPKDSRPANRLIFPTTPNVGVLAALKGLGPLRGGPGLFDGHPELNSAVGRSVTEQILDSHGIPVKAWRRLCEGGAGGHIFVDDRTEYLEQRLRAFAAHLDVRLGGKMEGVADDDSE; encoded by the coding sequence ATGCGCACCGACCAGGCCGAGATCCGGCCCGATCCGACCATCGCACTCGTCGATGATCTGCTGGGCGGCATCGGTCGGGGTGAGATCCGGGTGCCCGCCTTCCAGCGCCCCTTCGTGTGGCGGCCCCACCAGATGCTAGAGCTGTTCGACAGCATCGAGCGCGGCTACCCGATCGGCAGTCTGCTGCTCTGGCAGACCGACGAGCGGGTGCCCTCGCTGGACCGGATCGGCGGGCTGGACATCCCGCCTCCGCCAGCGGGTCGGCAGGTCTCCTATCTCCTCGACGGGCATCAGCGGGTGTCGACGCTCTTCGGTGTGCTCAACCGGCCACTGCGGGACGGCCCGGCCGAGGACGAGGGGGACTGGATCTGGCAGATCTACCGGGACTTGCGTCCCGACCCGCTGGGCTCCGACCGTTACCGCCACCACCGGTCCGGCAGGTTCTCGCCGCACCTGCTGCCGCTGGCGGCGGTGATGCGGACGCGGGACTTCCTTCGGCACTTCCACCGCGTGGAGCTGGGAGTCAAGGATGCCGGTCAGGTCGACTCCCTGATCCGGGAGGCCGAGGCCGTCACGCAGCGGATCAAGGGATACAAGCTGACCCTGGTGCGCCTCCAGGGCGCGAGCATCGACCAGGCGGTCAACGTCTACGCCCGGCTCAACCGCACCGGCACCCGGATGGATCCGGACCAGATGGTGTCCGCGCTGACGTACCGGAAGGAGCAGCCTTCCCTGGCCAGCCGGATCGACGACATCGTCACCGCCATCGCGGATACCGGCTTCGGTGAGCTGCCCCGGTTGGCGGTGTTCCGGTCGCTGCTGGCGATCGCCGGGGAGACGGACATCATGTCGCCCAGGTGGAGTCTGGTGGCCGACTATGTGCAGAACCGCCTGCACGACGCCCTGCCGCAGACCGACCGGGCGGTGCGACTCGCCGCGCAGTTCCTCCGGAACGGCGTAACTTTGCCACACGCGAAGTTCCTGCCATATTCGCACCAGCTCGTGTTGCTGGCGATGTTCTTCCACACCTGCTCCGACCCGACCGGCTGGCAGTACGACCGGCTGCGCCGCTGGTTCTGGATCACCTCCTGGTCGGGCGCGTTCGCCGGGGCCACCTCTACGGTCCTGCGCCGGGCGCTGGGGGAGATGCGGGCGTTCGCCGCCGGCGACGGGGACCTCCGGCCGGACGAGGGCGACGTACAGCCGATGCCCGAGTCGTTCAACCTCAACAGCGCCCGCACCAAGGCCTACGTCGCCTGGGAGGCGCTGGAGTTCCCGCGTCGGCTCGACATGCTGGGCCAGCCGTTCGACGTGGCGGACCTGCTCGCGAACTCGGACCCGCAGGTGTTCCGGCACGTCGTGCCGAAGGACAGCCGCCCCGCCAACAGGTTGATCTTTCCGACCACGCCGAACGTCGGGGTGCTCGCCGCGCTCAAGGGGCTCGGTCCGCTCCGGGGTGGCCCCGGTCTGTTCGACGGCCATCCCGAGCTGAACAGCGCGGTCGGCCGCTCGGTAACCGAACAGATCCTCGACAGCCACGGCATCCCGGTCAAGGCGTGGCGGCGGTTGTGTGAGGGCGGGGCCGGCGGTCACATCTTCGTCGACGATCGCACCGAGTATCTGGAGCAGCGTCTCCGAGCCTTCGCCGCTCACCTGGACGTGCGGCTCGGCGGAAAAATGGAAGGCGTGGCCGACGACGACTCGGAGTAG
- the pglX gene encoding BREX-2 system adenine-specific DNA-methyltransferase PglX has product MIELKALQAQVKSLVDDLRGQLAEAPGLRAELRQEHARAEAAERVGASFETWLDDVLDQAAVAWVLGCVFVRFCEDNELITDQLWIGGDDPEAPADRAIQHRQAYLIANPRHNDRHWLREAFRYLAQLKATAKIFDRHNPVWRFDISGPAAEDLSDFFRRGAGRESLRRDDLGTRFLGDLYQDLSTHAKKTYALLQTPEFVEEFILDRTFEPAVKEFGLPATSVIDPTCGSGHFLLGAFHRLLRKWQDREPATDVRILAERALGQVTGVDINPFAVAIARFRLLIAAMTVCGLTKLERTPAFPVRVATGDSLLPWGPFDSRAQGDLMKELEIQTQAGSEAEKEKEIFAYDSEDADLLKDYLAENQYTVVVGNPPYITVADGKRSGLYRSIYPTVCHRQYALTVPFAKRFFDLAKWSDKHGDGAGHVGQITGNAFMKREFGKKLVERYFAHEVELTEVIDTSGAFIPGHGTPTVILVGRANKRRRASTLRTVLGVRGEPAAPEVPADGRVWGAIVRQIDSPGSESEWVTVSDLDRGQLSGHPWSLSGGGAVGLMQILTRATSRLSDLITEIGFGAVTREDSAYMVGAGALRRAGVPDAQQRPLVEGEFSRDWAITDPVISLWPYREETFDPVGPAPVRKLLWPMKTTLAERVAYGESQLERGLKWFEYSMFFAKRYRVPMSIAFAFVATHNRFVLDRGGKVFNRSAPVIKLPEGATEDDHLRLLGVLNSSTSCFWLKQVSHDKGIRGEGGGFTSDDWERFFEFTGTKLQEFPLPSAYPLERAREIDSLARRLSSVTPAAVAASGVPTRQRLAEAETEYHSTRARMIALQEELDWEVYRLYGLVDEDLTCADPPELAFGERAFEIVLHTSGAQTEWFKRHKSEPIDRPRSDWPAEYRSLVERRIATIASNRHIGLIERPECKRRWSADDWKDMQKAALREWLLDRLEAPELWGGTPTPLSVAQLAERVGSDQDFRAVLELWVGHDNYDLARTLGGLVADEYVPYLPAQRYKPAGLRKRAQWERTWALQRREDAGEKVEIPVPPKYTSADFVRSSYWRARGKLDVPKERFISYPQAGRDSDGSELLGWAGWDHLAQAQALAAVYLDRRTQELWPAHRLLPLLAGLAEIEPWLHQWHAEKQQAFMGGSPADFFTTFIDTELAQLSSDRSALALLRGVPELR; this is encoded by the coding sequence GTGATCGAGCTGAAGGCGTTGCAGGCGCAGGTCAAGAGCCTGGTGGATGATCTCCGTGGGCAGCTCGCGGAGGCACCGGGGCTGCGGGCGGAGCTGCGGCAGGAGCACGCCCGGGCGGAGGCCGCCGAGCGGGTCGGCGCGAGCTTCGAGACCTGGCTCGACGACGTGCTCGACCAGGCGGCGGTGGCATGGGTGCTCGGCTGCGTGTTCGTCCGGTTCTGCGAGGACAACGAGCTGATCACCGACCAGCTGTGGATCGGTGGCGACGACCCGGAAGCACCGGCCGACCGGGCGATCCAGCACCGGCAGGCTTACCTGATCGCCAATCCCCGGCACAACGACCGGCACTGGCTGCGGGAGGCGTTCCGCTATCTGGCTCAGCTCAAGGCCACCGCGAAGATATTCGACCGGCACAACCCGGTCTGGCGGTTCGACATCTCCGGCCCGGCCGCGGAGGACTTGAGCGACTTCTTCCGGCGGGGCGCCGGTCGCGAGTCGCTGCGCCGAGACGACCTGGGCACCCGTTTCCTCGGCGACCTCTACCAGGACCTGTCGACGCATGCGAAGAAGACGTACGCACTGTTGCAGACGCCGGAGTTCGTGGAGGAGTTCATCCTCGACCGCACCTTCGAGCCGGCGGTCAAGGAGTTCGGTCTCCCCGCCACCAGCGTTATCGACCCGACCTGCGGCTCCGGTCACTTCCTGCTCGGCGCGTTCCACCGGCTGCTGCGCAAGTGGCAGGACCGGGAACCGGCCACCGACGTGCGGATCCTGGCAGAGCGGGCGCTCGGCCAGGTGACCGGTGTGGACATCAATCCGTTTGCGGTGGCAATCGCGCGCTTCCGGCTGCTGATCGCCGCGATGACTGTGTGCGGCCTGACCAAGCTGGAGCGGACGCCGGCCTTCCCGGTGCGGGTGGCGACCGGCGACTCGCTGCTGCCCTGGGGGCCATTCGACTCCCGAGCCCAGGGCGACCTGATGAAGGAGTTGGAGATCCAGACGCAGGCGGGTAGTGAAGCCGAGAAAGAGAAGGAAATCTTCGCGTACGACAGCGAGGATGCCGACCTGCTCAAGGACTATCTTGCCGAGAACCAGTACACGGTGGTAGTCGGCAACCCGCCCTACATCACGGTCGCCGACGGCAAGCGCAGCGGGCTCTACCGCAGCATCTATCCCACGGTCTGCCACCGGCAGTATGCCCTCACCGTGCCGTTCGCAAAGCGGTTCTTCGATCTGGCCAAGTGGTCGGACAAGCACGGTGACGGCGCTGGTCACGTCGGCCAGATCACCGGCAACGCCTTCATGAAGCGCGAGTTCGGCAAGAAGCTCGTCGAGAGATACTTCGCGCACGAGGTGGAGCTGACCGAGGTCATCGACACCTCGGGTGCCTTCATTCCTGGCCACGGCACACCGACAGTGATCCTGGTCGGCCGCGCCAACAAACGCCGTCGCGCGTCGACATTGCGCACGGTCCTTGGTGTTCGAGGCGAGCCGGCCGCTCCGGAGGTTCCGGCCGATGGCAGGGTGTGGGGCGCGATTGTCCGTCAGATCGATTCGCCCGGCTCGGAGTCGGAATGGGTCACTGTTTCTGATCTCGATCGGGGTCAGCTCAGCGGTCACCCATGGAGCCTGTCGGGCGGCGGCGCGGTCGGACTGATGCAGATCCTTACGCGCGCAACGAGCCGTCTCTCCGACCTGATCACGGAGATCGGTTTCGGTGCGGTAACCCGCGAGGACAGCGCCTACATGGTCGGGGCCGGAGCGCTACGCCGCGCCGGGGTGCCGGACGCTCAGCAGCGCCCACTGGTGGAGGGCGAGTTCAGTCGGGACTGGGCGATCACGGACCCGGTGATATCACTCTGGCCCTATCGCGAGGAGACATTCGATCCCGTCGGGCCAGCGCCGGTGCGAAAATTGCTCTGGCCGATGAAGACGACGCTGGCCGAGCGTGTCGCCTACGGGGAGAGCCAACTGGAGCGCGGCCTCAAGTGGTTCGAGTACTCGATGTTCTTCGCGAAGCGGTATCGGGTGCCCATGTCGATCGCGTTTGCGTTCGTGGCGACACACAACCGATTCGTGTTGGATCGCGGCGGGAAGGTCTTCAACCGTTCAGCGCCGGTGATCAAGTTGCCGGAGGGGGCGACGGAGGACGATCACCTGCGGCTGCTCGGGGTGCTGAACAGCTCCACCTCCTGCTTCTGGCTGAAGCAGGTGAGCCACGACAAAGGTATTCGTGGAGAAGGCGGTGGATTCACGAGTGATGACTGGGAACGGTTCTTCGAATTCACCGGGACCAAGCTTCAGGAGTTTCCGCTGCCTTCGGCGTACCCGTTGGAGCGGGCTCGGGAAATCGACTCGCTGGCGCGGCGGCTGTCGAGCGTGACCCCGGCGGCGGTGGCCGCCTCGGGGGTGCCGACCCGGCAGCGGCTCGCGGAGGCCGAGACGGAATACCACTCGACCCGGGCGCGGATGATCGCGCTTCAGGAGGAGTTGGACTGGGAGGTCTACCGGCTCTACGGGCTGGTTGATGAGGATCTGACCTGCGCCGACCCGCCGGAGTTGGCGTTTGGGGAGCGGGCCTTCGAGATCGTGCTGCACACCAGCGGGGCGCAGACCGAGTGGTTCAAGCGGCACAAGTCAGAGCCGATCGATCGACCGCGATCGGATTGGCCGGCGGAGTACCGGTCATTGGTGGAGCGACGGATCGCCACCATCGCGAGCAACCGGCACATCGGGCTGATCGAGCGGCCGGAGTGCAAGCGGCGCTGGTCTGCTGATGACTGGAAGGACATGCAGAAGGCCGCGCTGCGGGAGTGGCTGCTCGACCGGCTGGAGGCGCCCGAGCTGTGGGGCGGCACCCCCACGCCGCTGTCGGTGGCGCAGCTCGCCGAGCGGGTCGGGTCCGATCAGGACTTCCGAGCGGTGCTGGAGCTGTGGGTGGGGCACGACAACTACGACCTCGCTCGGACGCTCGGCGGGCTGGTCGCCGACGAGTACGTGCCGTACCTGCCGGCGCAGCGCTACAAGCCGGCGGGGCTGCGCAAGCGGGCGCAGTGGGAGCGGACCTGGGCTTTGCAACGCCGGGAGGACGCGGGCGAGAAGGTGGAGATCCCGGTGCCGCCGAAGTACACGTCGGCGGACTTCGTGCGGTCGTCGTACTGGAGGGCGCGCGGCAAGCTCGACGTGCCGAAGGAACGGTTCATCTCGTATCCGCAGGCGGGCCGGGACAGCGACGGCAGCGAGCTGCTCGGCTGGGCCGGGTGGGACCACCTCGCGCAGGCGCAGGCGCTCGCCGCCGTCTATCTCGACCGCCGGACGCAGGAGCTGTGGCCGGCGCACCGGCTATTGCCGCTGCTCGCCGGGCTGGCCGAGATCGAGCCGTGGCTGCACCAGTGGCACGCCGAGAAGCAGCAGGCGTTCATGGGTGGGTCACCGGCCGACTTCTTCACCACGTTCATCGACACCGAGTTGGCGCAGCTCAGCTCCGACCGGTCCGCGTTGGCTTTGCTGCGGGGCGTACCCGAGCTGCGGTAG
- a CDS encoding DUF397 domain-containing protein, with product MDEVSTARVTWRKSTRSNGSGNCVEVAGDPRGRVGLRDSKDPSGPVLAFEPEAWVRFVAGIAQGSFRS from the coding sequence GTGGACGAGGTCAGCACGGCCCGCGTGACCTGGCGAAAGAGCACACGCAGCAACGGCTCCGGGAACTGTGTCGAGGTCGCAGGCGACCCGCGTGGACGGGTTGGACTACGAGACAGCAAGGACCCGAGCGGCCCAGTTCTCGCCTTCGAGCCGGAGGCGTGGGTGCGCTTCGTCGCAGGTATCGCCCAAGGGTCTTTTCGCTCCTGA
- a CDS encoding AAA family ATPase, protein MPLRTITLENYRCFRDRQEIELAPVTVVLGKNNSGKSVLTRAPLVIATGFDTTSTAPLDLDRLDPLPVDGFPDLIFEQSTHGRFTLGVEVDGPASFGLEASIRYVDEDRLAYVSALHFATARQAVEFRLQPSIELTDDGPLYEVREPGGQPTIRPVDFRGLLPRLPDSGFRWPHPPGEGPSIGPIRFLSAYRDRPSRQHRLPFGAPREVGEQGQEVYGILADDRARRSGELIERVNELLAHIVPEWRIEEVPVGPLWSTVLTRRGSSVQVNLADAGTGLAQVLPILVQCAIDELRGEGVDPLQIVEEPEMHLHPAAHAALADLYLDTARTTGTRFLVETHSETLLLRLRRRIAEGACQPGTVAVYVVHQQNGVSTVQRVAIDELGNLGAGWPDGYFSQDYQEARALATAQLSRSGYAS, encoded by the coding sequence ATGCCCCTGAGGACGATCACGCTTGAGAACTACCGGTGCTTCCGAGACCGGCAGGAGATCGAGCTGGCCCCGGTGACCGTGGTGCTCGGCAAGAACAACTCCGGCAAGAGCGTGCTGACCCGGGCACCGCTGGTGATCGCCACCGGCTTCGACACCACCAGCACCGCCCCGCTCGACCTGGACCGGCTCGACCCGCTGCCGGTGGACGGTTTCCCCGACCTGATCTTCGAGCAGAGCACCCATGGCCGTTTCACTCTCGGCGTCGAGGTCGACGGTCCGGCCTCGTTCGGCCTGGAGGCGAGCATCCGTTACGTCGACGAGGATCGGTTGGCTTACGTCTCCGCTCTGCACTTCGCCACCGCCCGTCAGGCCGTCGAATTCCGCCTTCAGCCGAGCATTGAGCTGACCGATGACGGCCCGCTCTACGAGGTACGTGAGCCGGGTGGTCAGCCGACGATTCGACCGGTCGATTTTCGCGGACTGCTGCCACGGTTGCCGGACTCGGGTTTCCGATGGCCGCACCCGCCGGGAGAGGGGCCCTCCATCGGGCCGATCCGGTTCCTGAGCGCCTACCGGGACCGTCCGAGCAGGCAGCACCGCCTGCCGTTCGGGGCACCAAGGGAGGTGGGGGAGCAGGGCCAGGAGGTCTATGGAATCCTCGCCGACGATCGCGCCCGGCGCAGCGGCGAACTGATCGAGCGGGTCAACGAGTTGCTCGCCCATATCGTGCCCGAGTGGCGGATCGAGGAGGTCCCGGTTGGCCCGCTCTGGTCGACGGTGCTCACCCGTCGGGGCAGTTCCGTGCAGGTCAACCTCGCCGACGCCGGCACCGGCCTGGCCCAGGTGTTGCCGATCCTGGTGCAGTGTGCCATCGACGAGTTGCGTGGTGAGGGCGTCGATCCGTTGCAGATCGTCGAGGAGCCCGAGATGCACCTGCATCCGGCCGCCCACGCCGCGCTGGCGGATCTCTACCTGGACACCGCCAGGACGACCGGGACGCGGTTCCTCGTCGAGACCCACAGCGAGACGCTGCTGCTGCGGTTAAGACGCCGCATCGCCGAGGGGGCGTGTCAGCCCGGCACCGTGGCGGTCTACGTGGTGCACCAGCAGAACGGCGTCTCGACCGTTCAGCGAGTGGCGATCGACGAGCTGGGCAACCTCGGTGCCGGCTGGCCCGACGGCTACTTCTCGCAGGACTACCAGGAGGCCCGGGCGTTGGCCACCGCGCAGCTGAGCCGGAGCGGCTATGCATCTTGA
- the pglW gene encoding BREX system serine/threonine kinase PglW, with amino-acid sequence MREDSPRWEQINASSYTWEQDGLRELAGYLPDTEPYHVWANVEFVGADGSINEVDALVLTPSGLYVLELKHWQGEIRGDGTQWVRRAPNSRLIPEDNPYILANRKAKRLGSLIRHYAKQQGRQDETPFVGAAVFLHARATRAELDAIGSQHVYGLDGHPEANLASLKTFLLSPPRNPGHLVDEARGRQIVDLVRGAKIRPSVADRKIGQLLLHPKPFAEGLGWQDFLAGHTLDTSLVRRVRFYLTSRAAEHEVPAIRRAAEREFRLLQGIHHPGVARAHDLVDHAWGPAVVFDHQQNWVRLDQWLLRRGDTLTLAQRLHLVQDLAEIIDYAHSRRLAHRALSPRAVYVGDPDGTRPTLVVTDWQTGGRLAGTSHLTRLGPSSDPATLDLFFDDEVRRYQAPEADHAARLPGHRLDVFSLGALAFRIFAGAAPATTAEDLANTVRDSGLHLDAVVDGMPSELVKLVYDATRGDPGQRLPSVSRFRSDLEKVWDELTAPEPEPVTDPLAAHRGDLLDGGLEVKDRLGSGSTAVALLVSRADEGRDLVLKVARDEQHEERLTAEARTLAGLKHPQVAALVDGPVRVGGRTALLMESAGRRTLAEELRAGRLALDLLERYGRDLLDIANYLDGQGVWHRDLKPANLAARPRPKDKQPHLCVFDFSLSSVPADQLSAGTVGYLDPFLGAPRRLRYDAAAERFAAAVVLYEMATGTLPRWGDNANPTAVSDEVTLDPSAFDPAIADRLVEFFRRALAREATARFDTVDEMTDAWRAIFQQVPQPAVTPVGPQPAMVGLTRESPLEVTELTARARSALERLGMHTVGELLDAELSELTRAKGVPDATRKEIIAQARALRAVLPGGNEPSDSEARPVAQGVEALCATLLPPKQSRHHGILAALLGQAPTEDGTFLHWPVEGDVARATGKKQRQVFAALRNQTPRWLDDPALAAVRNEIVALLDARGAVMSAEELARAVIAARGSYTSEPKRLPQAIGLVRAAVEAELSTGGNARVATYRFPGSSIVLVGREPDDPTSVVTADDFLGYAVKLGDRAAELTESDPLPTRQRALEELRRLPVPAGMPPVADPRLLQLASAGSNDRVDVNAQGQLYPVGMPAVRALRLSAGNLIGQWLGEQQVRDRVHGRFPRAERLPGRPALTDLLVAAEVPLTWHAPDQRYGRPSAMSSVTGTRMATSHAPLLGMSAADEVGEKLGTAIQRRAFLAVLAPWRRLGPARRALLARLPLTEVDVTAILLTRLRGLGFPWEAIVAADNGMPLDADFRSLVDLVRHQVVPAISEAIAAADGAVLLTEAAPLARYGQLGLLQEVADLTRPRPAARLLLVPARRPDPAVLDGVQLPLTSPASQSLWLADDWITTEVSAAPAR; translated from the coding sequence ATGCGCGAGGACTCGCCGCGCTGGGAGCAGATCAACGCCAGCTCCTACACGTGGGAGCAGGACGGTCTGCGGGAGCTGGCCGGCTACCTGCCGGACACCGAGCCCTACCACGTCTGGGCGAACGTCGAGTTCGTCGGCGCGGACGGCTCGATCAACGAGGTCGACGCCCTGGTGCTCACCCCGAGCGGCCTCTACGTGCTGGAGCTGAAGCACTGGCAGGGCGAGATCCGTGGGGACGGCACCCAGTGGGTGCGCCGCGCCCCCAACTCCCGGCTCATCCCGGAGGACAACCCCTACATCTTGGCCAACCGGAAGGCCAAGCGGCTGGGCAGCCTGATCCGCCACTACGCCAAGCAGCAGGGACGGCAGGACGAGACGCCGTTCGTCGGCGCGGCGGTTTTCCTGCATGCCAGAGCGACGCGAGCGGAGTTGGACGCGATCGGCAGCCAGCACGTCTACGGCTTGGACGGTCATCCCGAGGCCAACCTGGCGAGCCTGAAGACGTTCCTGCTCTCGCCGCCGCGTAACCCGGGCCACCTGGTGGATGAGGCTCGGGGTCGGCAGATCGTGGACCTGGTCCGCGGTGCCAAGATCCGACCGTCGGTGGCGGACCGCAAGATCGGCCAGTTGCTCCTGCACCCGAAGCCGTTCGCCGAAGGGCTGGGCTGGCAGGATTTCCTCGCCGGGCACACGCTGGACACATCGCTGGTGCGCCGGGTTCGGTTCTATCTCACCAGCCGGGCCGCCGAGCACGAGGTGCCGGCGATCCGCCGGGCGGCGGAGCGGGAGTTCCGGCTGCTCCAGGGGATCCACCATCCGGGCGTGGCCCGGGCGCACGACCTGGTCGACCACGCGTGGGGCCCGGCGGTCGTCTTCGACCACCAGCAGAACTGGGTACGCCTCGACCAGTGGCTGCTGCGGCGGGGGGACACCCTCACCCTGGCCCAGCGGCTGCATCTGGTGCAGGACCTCGCCGAGATCATCGACTATGCCCATTCCCGTCGGCTGGCCCACCGGGCGCTCTCACCCCGGGCGGTCTACGTCGGAGACCCCGATGGGACGCGCCCGACGCTTGTGGTGACCGACTGGCAGACCGGTGGGCGTCTCGCCGGCACGTCCCACCTCACCCGGCTCGGCCCGTCGAGCGATCCGGCCACCCTGGACCTGTTCTTCGACGACGAGGTCCGCCGCTACCAGGCGCCGGAGGCGGACCATGCGGCCCGGCTGCCCGGCCACCGGCTCGACGTGTTCTCGCTCGGCGCGCTCGCCTTCCGGATCTTCGCCGGGGCGGCGCCTGCCACCACGGCCGAGGATCTGGCCAACACGGTGCGGGACAGCGGGCTGCACCTGGACGCGGTGGTCGACGGGATGCCGTCCGAGCTGGTCAAGCTGGTCTACGACGCCACCCGCGGCGACCCGGGGCAACGGCTGCCCAGTGTGTCGCGGTTCCGGAGCGACCTGGAGAAGGTCTGGGACGAGCTGACCGCGCCGGAGCCCGAGCCGGTGACCGATCCGCTCGCCGCCCACCGGGGTGACCTGCTCGACGGCGGGCTGGAGGTGAAGGACCGCCTCGGCTCGGGGTCCACCGCCGTCGCGCTGCTGGTCAGCCGCGCCGACGAGGGCCGTGACCTGGTCCTGAAGGTGGCCCGCGACGAGCAGCACGAGGAACGGCTGACCGCGGAGGCGCGTACCCTCGCCGGGCTCAAGCACCCCCAGGTGGCCGCGCTCGTCGACGGCCCGGTGCGGGTCGGTGGCCGGACCGCGCTGTTGATGGAGAGTGCCGGGCGGCGGACCCTTGCCGAGGAGCTGCGCGCCGGCCGGCTCGCGCTGGACCTGCTGGAGCGGTACGGCCGGGACCTGCTCGACATCGCCAACTATCTGGACGGGCAGGGCGTCTGGCACCGCGACCTGAAACCGGCCAACCTGGCGGCCCGGCCCCGGCCGAAGGACAAGCAGCCGCACCTGTGCGTCTTCGACTTCTCACTGTCGTCGGTCCCGGCCGACCAGCTCAGCGCCGGCACGGTCGGCTACCTCGACCCGTTCCTCGGGGCGCCGCGCCGGCTGCGGTACGACGCGGCGGCGGAGCGCTTCGCGGCGGCGGTGGTGCTCTACGAGATGGCGACCGGCACGCTGCCCCGGTGGGGCGACAACGCCAACCCGACGGCGGTGAGCGACGAGGTGACCCTGGACCCGTCGGCGTTCGACCCGGCGATCGCCGACCGGCTGGTGGAGTTCTTCCGCCGGGCGCTGGCCCGGGAGGCCACCGCCCGCTTCGACACGGTCGACGAGATGACCGACGCCTGGCGGGCGATCTTCCAGCAGGTCCCGCAGCCGGCGGTGACGCCGGTCGGCCCGCAGCCGGCGATGGTGGGGCTGACCCGCGAGTCGCCGCTGGAGGTGACCGAGCTGACCGCGCGGGCCCGGTCGGCGTTGGAACGGCTCGGCATGCACACGGTCGGCGAGCTGCTGGACGCGGAGTTGTCGGAACTCACCCGGGCGAAGGGCGTGCCGGACGCCACCCGTAAGGAGATCATCGCCCAGGCGCGGGCGCTGCGGGCGGTGCTGCCCGGCGGGAACGAGCCGTCCGACAGCGAGGCCCGCCCGGTGGCCCAGGGTGTCGAGGCGCTCTGCGCCACGCTGCTGCCGCCGAAGCAGTCCCGACATCACGGGATTCTGGCCGCGCTGCTCGGCCAGGCCCCCACCGAGGACGGCACGTTCCTGCACTGGCCGGTTGAGGGAGACGTGGCCCGCGCCACCGGGAAGAAGCAGCGGCAGGTCTTCGCGGCGTTGCGTAACCAGACGCCGCGATGGCTGGACGATCCGGCGCTGGCGGCGGTGCGCAACGAGATCGTGGCGCTTCTCGACGCCCGAGGCGCGGTGATGTCGGCCGAGGAGTTGGCGCGGGCGGTGATCGCCGCGCGCGGCTCCTACACCTCCGAGCCGAAGCGGCTGCCCCAGGCGATCGGCCTGGTCCGCGCCGCCGTCGAGGCCGAGCTCAGCACCGGTGGGAACGCCCGCGTGGCCACCTACCGCTTCCCCGGTTCGAGCATCGTCCTGGTCGGCCGGGAACCGGACGACCCGACCTCCGTCGTGACCGCCGACGATTTCCTCGGGTACGCGGTCAAGCTGGGCGACCGGGCCGCGGAGCTGACCGAGAGTGACCCGCTACCGACCCGGCAGCGTGCCTTGGAAGAGCTGCGCCGGCTGCCGGTGCCGGCCGGCATGCCGCCGGTGGCCGATCCGCGGCTGTTGCAGCTCGCGTCGGCGGGGAGCAACGACCGGGTTGACGTCAACGCACAGGGCCAGCTCTATCCGGTGGGGATGCCGGCGGTGCGGGCGCTGCGGTTGTCGGCGGGCAACCTCATCGGGCAGTGGCTCGGCGAGCAGCAGGTCCGCGACCGGGTGCACGGCCGCTTCCCGCGGGCCGAGCGGCTGCCCGGCCGCCCCGCCCTGACGGACCTGCTGGTCGCGGCCGAGGTGCCGTTGACCTGGCACGCGCCCGACCAGAGGTACGGTCGGCCGAGCGCGATGTCGTCGGTGACCGGCACCCGGATGGCCACCAGCCACGCCCCACTGCTCGGCATGTCCGCCGCCGACGAGGTCGGCGAGAAGCTCGGCACGGCGATCCAGCGGCGGGCCTTCCTCGCGGTGCTGGCCCCGTGGCGTCGGCTCGGCCCGGCCCGGCGGGCGCTGCTGGCCCGGCTGCCGCTGACCGAGGTGGACGTCACGGCGATCCTGCTGACCCGGCTGCGGGGGCTGGGCTTCCCGTGGGAGGCGATCGTGGCGGCCGACAACGGCATGCCGCTGGACGCCGACTTCCGCAGCCTGGTGGATCTGGTCCGGCATCAGGTCGTGCCGGCGATCAGCGAGGCGATCGCCGCCGCCGATGGCGCGGTGCTGCTCACCGAGGCGGCGCCGCTGGCCCGTTACGGGCAGCTCGGGTTGCTTCAGGAAGTGGCGGACCTGACCCGGCCCCGGCCGGCGGCCCGGCTGCTGCTGGTGCCGGCGCGTCGTCCCGACCCGGCGGTGCTGGACGGGGTGCAGTTGCCGCTGACCTCGCCGGCCAGCCAGTCGCTCTGGCTCGCCGACGACTGGATCACCACCGAGGTAAGTGCCGCGCCGGCGCGCTGA